A genomic segment from Lignipirellula cremea encodes:
- a CDS encoding AAA family ATPase gives MNDSSAASLAAVAELAKRIIANVEKAIVGKRRQVALSLTAWFAGGHLLLEDVPGVAKTMLARALARSVGCDFKRIQCTPDLLPSDVTGTSIFNQKTTEFEFRPGPVFTQILLADEINRATPRTQAAMLEAMAEAKVTVDGSTHDLAAPFLVIATQNPVDHEGVFPLPEAQLDRFMMKFSLGYPSLEEELRMLQLLETGHPVDSLQPVARASQLVEAQQAIRLVKVASPVREYLLQIVRQTREHDDLLLGASPRASIALFRCSQAMAAIRGRGYVLPDDVKQIVGPVMNHRVLLRPESRLRKVTPEYVIEEVVANTAVPTQGAG, from the coding sequence GTGAATGATTCTTCCGCCGCTTCGCTGGCCGCTGTGGCGGAGCTGGCCAAACGCATCATCGCCAATGTGGAAAAGGCGATCGTCGGCAAACGCCGGCAGGTCGCGCTGTCGCTGACCGCGTGGTTTGCGGGCGGACACTTGCTGCTGGAGGATGTGCCCGGCGTCGCCAAAACGATGCTCGCCAGGGCGCTTGCCCGTAGCGTCGGTTGCGATTTCAAGCGGATCCAGTGCACGCCCGATCTGCTCCCTTCCGATGTGACGGGCACCTCAATCTTCAACCAGAAAACGACCGAGTTTGAGTTCCGCCCGGGCCCTGTGTTCACGCAGATCCTGCTGGCGGACGAGATCAACCGGGCCACCCCGCGGACGCAGGCCGCCATGCTGGAAGCGATGGCCGAAGCGAAGGTCACCGTCGACGGCAGCACGCACGATCTGGCGGCGCCGTTCCTGGTGATCGCCACGCAGAACCCGGTCGATCACGAGGGCGTCTTCCCCTTGCCAGAAGCCCAGCTGGATCGCTTCATGATGAAGTTCAGCCTGGGCTATCCGTCGCTGGAGGAAGAGCTGCGGATGCTGCAGCTGCTGGAGACGGGCCATCCGGTCGATTCGCTCCAGCCGGTCGCCCGGGCGTCGCAGCTAGTGGAAGCGCAGCAAGCGATTCGCCTGGTGAAGGTCGCTTCCCCGGTGCGCGAGTACTTGCTGCAGATTGTGCGGCAAACGCGCGAACATGACGACCTGTTGCTGGGCGCCAGCCCGCGAGCATCCATCGCCCTGTTCCGCTGCTCCCAGGCGATGGCGGCGATCCGCGGCCGTGGTTACGTTCTGCCCGACGACGTGAAGCAGATCGTCGGCCCCGTGATGAACCACCGCGTGCTGCTGCGACCCGAAAGCCGCCTGCGCAAAGTCACGCCGGAATACGTCATCGAAGAAGTCGTCGCCAACACGGCCGTCCCCACGCAGGGCGCCGGATAG